A section of the Ensifer adhaerens genome encodes:
- a CDS encoding CopG family ribbon-helix-helix protein encodes MTAAFTVRVKDETASKLDQLAEKLDRSRSYMAAEAIEAFVEQQEWQLAEIEAGLAEADRGEFARDEDVAKVVGKYVRSARQ; translated from the coding sequence ATGACTGCGGCGTTTACCGTGCGTGTAAAAGATGAAACCGCGAGCAAGCTTGATCAGCTCGCTGAGAAACTGGATCGGTCCCGTTCTTACATGGCTGCCGAAGCCATCGAGGCTTTCGTTGAGCAGCAGGAATGGCAGCTCGCCGAGATTGAAGCCGGGTTGGCCGAGGCCGACCGGGGTGAGTTCGCCCGCGATGAAGATGTGGCGAAAGTCGTTGGGAAGTACGTCAGGTCTGCCCGTCAATAA